Proteins from a single region of Cydia pomonella isolate Wapato2018A chromosome 13, ilCydPomo1, whole genome shotgun sequence:
- the LOC133524421 gene encoding dynein regulatory complex protein 10-like isoform X1, which produces MSESIQSCSLSESTSENTGTSSLSSNATRSTAQDEFEKVGDSSPIDMECHIQTERITKCLDKLVYQTKLALCIPALMRDKILAEILTSKDLDDFEFIIFQYEDPLSSNSCMNMIAIEDMQAGDMSLRNRVNPDLSYLMCTLCSYPELRPHVERLVENMKRDFKRNQNQSIKSSNGLNHLLKLEQLRDLMVQRMKTTAAEEISAIIRTRKLEKSNNECLDKIAEDSKCLQEEKLNHENRIRHKMEVIAQLKRDLKVNEQKSSVTRNKQILNSERQMVLATRAHKVKYQMLKEEEVESQELYGKSLSNNMVAEKQLRDRRRKVEMQLQSWLQKYDLEISAKQEELDETTQQYDDEIKKCKQLKLKLEKQDKEFIPLMEEKDAEYHQEMTAKMDNFIIEHAARVIQYAWRTTLQNRDEKKKLMKLKKKMEAEREAEARKAEIEAKKQELLAKKQKAKEKAEAKAAAKAAKLEAKANKDKEGQGD; this is translated from the exons ATGAGTGAATCAATCCAATCCTGCTCTTTATCGGAAAGCACATCTGAGAATACTGGAACAAGCAGCCTCAGCAGCAATGCTACGCGATCAACGGCACAAGATGAATTTGAGAAAGTTGGAG ATTCGTCTCCGATAGACATGGAATGCCACATCCAAACAGAGCGTATCACAAAGTGTCTGGACAAGCTGGTGTACCAGACAAAACTAGCGCTCTGCATTCCTGCCTTGATGCGCGATAAAATCTTGGCAGAAATTTTGACGTCCAAAGATTTAGACGACTttgaattcattatttttcaataCGAAGATCCTCTTTCGTCTAACAGTTGTATGAATATGATTGCTATTGAAGACATGCAAGCG GGAGACATGTCATTGAGGAACCGTGTGAACCCTGACTTAAGTTACTTGATGTGTACTCTGTGCAGCTATCCAGAGCTGAGACCTCACGTGGAAAGACTTGTGGAAAAC ATGAAAAGAGATTTTAAACGCAACCAAAACCAG AGCATAAAATCCTCGAACGGTTTGAATCATCTGCTAAAGTTGGAGCAGCTCCGCGACCTGATGGTGCAGAGGATGAAAACTACGGCAGCCGAAGAGATCTCAGCGATAATACGCACCAGGAAGCTTGAAAAAAGCAACAACGAGTGTCTAGATAAAATCGCAG AAGATAGTAAGTGCCTTCAAGAAGAAAAACttaaccacgaaaatcgaatCCGACACAAAATGGAAGTGATAGCTCAGCTGAAACGAGACCTAAAAGTCAACGAACAAAAATCTTCCGTTACGAGGAATAAACAGAT CCTGAATTCTGAACGTCAAATGGTACTAGCCACGCGAGCCCACAAGGTCAAGTACCAAATGCTTAAGGAGGAAGAGGTAGAGAGCCAGGAGCTTTATGGCAAATCACTCAGTAACAATATGGTGGCTGAAAAACAACTTCGGGATCGCAG AAGGAAAGTGGAAATGCAGCTGCAATCATGGTTGCAGAAATACGACTTAGAAATATCGGCCAAGCAGGAAGAGCTGGACGAGACCACTCAGCAGTACGACGACGAGATTAAGAAATGCAAGCAATTGAAG CTCAAGTTAGAGAAACAGGACAAGGAGTTCATCCCACTAATGGAGGAGAAAGATGCGGAATACCACCAAGAGATGACCGCCAAGATGGATAACTTCATCATCGAGCACGCGGCGAGGGTCATACAGTACGCTTGGCGCACGACGTTGCAGAATCGTGATGAAAAGAAAAAG TTAATgaagttaaagaaaaaaatggaagCGGAGCGAGAAGCGGAGGCTAGAAAAGCAGAAATTGAAGCCAAGAAGCAAGAGTTGCTAGCGAAGAAGCAAAAAGCAAAAGAGAAAGCTGAAGCTAAAGCAGCAGCTAAAGCTGCAAAACTAGAAGCTAAAGCTAACAAAGATAAAGAAGGACAGGGAGATTGA
- the LOC133524421 gene encoding dynein regulatory complex protein 10-like isoform X2, with translation MSESIQSCSLSESTSENTGTSSLSSNATRSTAQDEFEKVGDSSPIDMECHIQTERITKCLDKLVYQTKLALCIPALMRDKILAEILTSKDLDDFEFIIFQYEDPLSSNSCMNMIAIEDMQAGDMSLRNRVNPDLSYLMCTLCSYPELRPHVERLVENSIKSSNGLNHLLKLEQLRDLMVQRMKTTAAEEISAIIRTRKLEKSNNECLDKIAEDSKCLQEEKLNHENRIRHKMEVIAQLKRDLKVNEQKSSVTRNKQILNSERQMVLATRAHKVKYQMLKEEEVESQELYGKSLSNNMVAEKQLRDRRRKVEMQLQSWLQKYDLEISAKQEELDETTQQYDDEIKKCKQLKLKLEKQDKEFIPLMEEKDAEYHQEMTAKMDNFIIEHAARVIQYAWRTTLQNRDEKKKLMKLKKKMEAEREAEARKAEIEAKKQELLAKKQKAKEKAEAKAAAKAAKLEAKANKDKEGQGD, from the exons ATGAGTGAATCAATCCAATCCTGCTCTTTATCGGAAAGCACATCTGAGAATACTGGAACAAGCAGCCTCAGCAGCAATGCTACGCGATCAACGGCACAAGATGAATTTGAGAAAGTTGGAG ATTCGTCTCCGATAGACATGGAATGCCACATCCAAACAGAGCGTATCACAAAGTGTCTGGACAAGCTGGTGTACCAGACAAAACTAGCGCTCTGCATTCCTGCCTTGATGCGCGATAAAATCTTGGCAGAAATTTTGACGTCCAAAGATTTAGACGACTttgaattcattatttttcaataCGAAGATCCTCTTTCGTCTAACAGTTGTATGAATATGATTGCTATTGAAGACATGCAAGCG GGAGACATGTCATTGAGGAACCGTGTGAACCCTGACTTAAGTTACTTGATGTGTACTCTGTGCAGCTATCCAGAGCTGAGACCTCACGTGGAAAGACTTGTGGAAAAC AGCATAAAATCCTCGAACGGTTTGAATCATCTGCTAAAGTTGGAGCAGCTCCGCGACCTGATGGTGCAGAGGATGAAAACTACGGCAGCCGAAGAGATCTCAGCGATAATACGCACCAGGAAGCTTGAAAAAAGCAACAACGAGTGTCTAGATAAAATCGCAG AAGATAGTAAGTGCCTTCAAGAAGAAAAACttaaccacgaaaatcgaatCCGACACAAAATGGAAGTGATAGCTCAGCTGAAACGAGACCTAAAAGTCAACGAACAAAAATCTTCCGTTACGAGGAATAAACAGAT CCTGAATTCTGAACGTCAAATGGTACTAGCCACGCGAGCCCACAAGGTCAAGTACCAAATGCTTAAGGAGGAAGAGGTAGAGAGCCAGGAGCTTTATGGCAAATCACTCAGTAACAATATGGTGGCTGAAAAACAACTTCGGGATCGCAG AAGGAAAGTGGAAATGCAGCTGCAATCATGGTTGCAGAAATACGACTTAGAAATATCGGCCAAGCAGGAAGAGCTGGACGAGACCACTCAGCAGTACGACGACGAGATTAAGAAATGCAAGCAATTGAAG CTCAAGTTAGAGAAACAGGACAAGGAGTTCATCCCACTAATGGAGGAGAAAGATGCGGAATACCACCAAGAGATGACCGCCAAGATGGATAACTTCATCATCGAGCACGCGGCGAGGGTCATACAGTACGCTTGGCGCACGACGTTGCAGAATCGTGATGAAAAGAAAAAG TTAATgaagttaaagaaaaaaatggaagCGGAGCGAGAAGCGGAGGCTAGAAAAGCAGAAATTGAAGCCAAGAAGCAAGAGTTGCTAGCGAAGAAGCAAAAAGCAAAAGAGAAAGCTGAAGCTAAAGCAGCAGCTAAAGCTGCAAAACTAGAAGCTAAAGCTAACAAAGATAAAGAAGGACAGGGAGATTGA